In Leishmania braziliensis MHOM/BR/75/M2904 complete genome, chromosome 18, the following proteins share a genomic window:
- a CDS encoding putative chaperone protein DNAj, translated as MSAVACLWSHTEWTPYAVLRVSPSATIEDIRAAFRRMALLTHPDKAKVKATTTPSANSSETAPCTAPPVSFFVVKEASEVLLDPCLRAAYDAAHSHVLEREVGAVSDTYYLEDDFTCVMVDGGEDDGQCVHVYQRECRCGGMYETRLIPVVPTGSGGDEDAPISSSTYTVRCQCDSCSLVVEVVV; from the coding sequence ATGTCTGCAGTAGCGTGCTTGTGGAGCCACACGGAGTGGACGCCGtacgcggtgctgcgcgtgtCGCCGTCAGCCACCATCGAGGACATCCGGGCCGCTTTCAGGCGCATGGCGCTGCTCACGCACCCCGACAAGGCAAAGGTTAAGGCAACGACGACGCCAAGTGCGAATAGCAGTGAGACGGCGCCGTGTACGGCACCTCCTGTCTCATTCTTCGTGGTGAAGGAGGCGTCGGAAGTTTTGCTTGACCCGTGCTTGCGGGCCGCCTACGATGCCGCCCACTCCCATGTGTTGGAGCGCGAGGTCGGCGCTGTCAGTGATACCTACTATCTTGAGGATGACTTTACTTGCGTAATGGTTGACGGTGGCGAAGACGATGGGCagtgcgtgcatgtgtacCAGCGCGAgtgtcgctgcggtggcaTGTATGAGACCAGGCTGATTCCCGTGGTGCCGACCGGGAGTGGCGGTGACGAGGATGCCCCCATTTCCTCCTCAACTTACACGGTGAGGTGCCAGTGTGATTCGTGTTCACtcgtggtggaggtggtaGTGTAG
- a CDS encoding histone H1 has product MSTHTPSPLPTLLLPPALITPYGASSPQSSRHSQHAPLHIYTPPHSQTTPSKMFANSSAAAVTAASNSPQRSPRPSPKKAAVKKAAAKKAAAKKAAPKKAAPKRAAPKRAAPKKAAPKKAAAKRAAKKSAPKKAVKKAVKAVKKAVKAAKKAVKKAAKKAAKK; this is encoded by the coding sequence ATgtcgacacacacgccgtcccctctccccacgcTCCTACTCCCGCCTGCACTCATCACACCCTACGGCGCTAGCTCTCCTCAGTCCTCCCGCCACTCACAGCACGCACCTCTCCATATTTATACACCCCCACACTCCCAAACCACCCCTTCAAAGATGTTCGCTAactccagcgctgctgccgttacGGCCGCCTCGAACTCGCCGCAGAGGTCTCCCCGCCCGTCTCCGAAGAAGGCTGCGGTAAAGAAGGCTGCGGCCAAGAAGGCTGCGGCCAAGAAGGCTGCACCGAAGAAGGCTGCACCGAAGAGGGCTGCACCGAAGAGGGCTGCACCGAAGAAGGCTGCACCGAAGAAGGCTGCGGCAAAGAGGGCTGCGAAGAAGTCTGCACCGAAGAAGGCCGTGAAGAAGGCTGTGAAGGCCGTGAAGAAGGCTGTgaaggcggcgaagaaggctgtgaagaaggcggcgaagaaggcggcgaagaagtAA
- a CDS encoding NADH:ubiquinone oxidoreductase 78 Kd subunit-like protein: MTDIAHGSTYNRRAAVNTAAEQVAAGQYAENKPRAIMFVNKRPVEIIPQEENVLEVLEREGITMPKFCYHPILSVAGNCRMCMVQVDGTQNIIVACSTVALPGMSIITDSRLVRDAREGNVELILINHPNDCPICEQATNCDLQNVSMNYGTDIPRYREDKKAVEDFYFDPQTRVVLNRCIHCTRCIRFLNEHAQDFNLGQIGRGGLSEISTFLDELEVKTDNNMPVSQLCPVGKLYMGDADENNEILRELEAAEVTA, translated from the coding sequence ATGACGGACATCGCACACGGGAGTACGTACaaccgtcgcgcagcggtcaacaccgctgctgagcagGTTGCGGCGGGCCAGTACGCCGAAAACAAGCCGCGCGCAATCATGTTTGTCAATAAGCGACCGGTTGAGATCATTCCGCAAGAGGAGAACGTGTTAGAGGTGCTGGAGCGAGAGGGCATCACCATGCCGAAGTTTTGCTACCACCCCATCCTCTCCGTCGCAGGTAACTGCCGTATGTGCATGGTGCAGGTCGACGGCACTCAGAACATCATCGTCGCATGCTCCACCGTAGCGTTACCTGGTATGTCGATCATCACTGACAGCCGTCTCGTGCGCGACGCCCGTGAGGGTAACGTGGAGCTCATCCTCATCAACCACCCGAACGACTGTCCGATTTGCGAGCAGGCCACGAACTGTGATCTGCAGAATGTGAGCATGAACTACGGCACCGACATCCCGCGCTACCGTGAGGACAAGAAAGCCGTTGAGGACTTCTACTTTGACCCGCAGACGCGTGTTGTGCTGAACCGCTGCATCCACTGCACCCGGTGCATCCGCTTCCTGAACGAGCACGCACAGGACTTCAACCTTGGCCAGATTGGCCGAGGTGGTCTGAGTGAGATTTCGACCTTCCTCGACGAGCTAGAGGTCAAGACGGACAACAACATGCCTGTCTCTCAGCTTTGCCCTGTCGGCAAGCTATACATGGGCGACGCGGATGAGAACAACGAAATCCTGCGCGAGctcgaggcggcggaggtCACGGCGTGA